From the Methanofastidiosum sp. genome, one window contains:
- a CDS encoding site-specific integrase: protein MINLMEKYLGELIQDGKDKKTIISYRTTLKQFINWFEETNGYTDIEKVTPMDIKDFKQYMITIKDRKPATVNKALVTLKGFFEWTTENNLTSINPARKIKFVERQKLAPKWLERNEQNRLLREIGKEKNDFKRARDLAMVKSHFSCKKGPTL, encoded by the coding sequence ATGATCAATTTAATGGAAAAATACTTAGGTGAATTAATTCAAGATGGTAAGGATAAAAAAACTATTATCTCCTACCGTACAACGCTGAAACAGTTTATTAACTGGTTTGAGGAAACTAATGGGTATACCGATATTGAAAAGGTAACTCCTATGGATATTAAGGATTTTAAGCAATATATGATTACTATTAAGGATCGTAAACCTGCAACAGTAAATAAAGCTCTGGTAACACTTAAGGGTTTTTTTGAATGGACAACCGAGAATAACCTAACTAGTATTAATCCTGCTCGTAAAATAAAATTTGTTGAAAGACAAAAACTTGCTCCTAAATGGCTGGAGCGGAACGAACAGAATAGACTACTAAGAGAAATCGGAAAAGAAAAGAATGATTTTAAACGGGCAAGGGATTTGGCAATGGTCAAGTCCCATTTTTCCTGTAAAAAAGGTCCCACTTTGTAG